A window of the Aspergillus flavus chromosome 6, complete sequence genome harbors these coding sequences:
- a CDS encoding nicotinate phosphoribosyltransferase (nicotinate phosphoribosyltransferase), producing MDQEGSPPIPEGICSLLDTDLYKLTMQCAVLKYFPDTHVTYGFTNRTPHMKLTRGAHKWLLKQMDRLANIRITEEEIKFLKTRCPYFNDAYLDFLTTFKLKPSEQIEIKFTPVNDTGSDSDTGDVEYLVKGLWVDTILYEIPLLALTSEAYFMFSDKDWDYSCQEEKAYRKGCTLLENGCIFSEFGSRRRRDYHTHDLVMVGLMKAAEEGKRQGWKGKFTGSSNVHFAMKYGVDPVGTVAHEWYMTIAAITDDYENANELALRYWLGCFGKGVLGIALTDTFGTPAFLDAFRKPIPAFTSAGAGAVSTSASGPATTNESTVQSEAETKAPITAPLRDGGARTSHETYAQAYTGVRQDSGDPVYFVKMVRDFYDREGITDKKTMVFSDSLNIEHCLEYKVIAEEAGFQPVFGVGTFFTNDFTNKSNDEKSKPLNIVIKISTANGHPAVKLSDNMGKNTGDKQKVQEVKKKLGYVEHEWEEGDESNRWSKR from the exons ATGGACCAAGAAGGTTCCCCTCCAATTCCGGAGGGCATTTGCTCTCTTCTTGATACCGATTTGTACAAGTTGACGATGCAATGTGCCGTCCTGAAGTACTTCCCTGATACCC ACGTGACTTATGGGTTCACGAACCGTACTCCACACATGAAGTTAACGCGTGGGGCCCACAAGTGGCTTCTGAAGCAAATGGACA GACTTGCGAACATTCGAATCACGGAAGAAGAGATTAAATTCTTGAAGACCCGGTGTCCATACTTCAACGATGCTTACCTGGACTTCCTGACCACTTTCAAACTCAAGCCTTCCGAACAGATTGAAATAAAGTTTACGCCCGTGAATGATACCGGCAGCGACAGCGACACGGGTGATGTCGAGTATCTGGTCAAGGGTCTCTGGGTTGACACAATTCTGTACGAGATCCCGCTTTTAGCGTTGACGAGCGAGGCATACTTTATGTTCAGCGATAAGGACTGGGACTACAGTTGCCAAGAGGAGAAGGCATATCGGAAAGGATGTACGCTGCTTGAGAATGGTTGCATCTTCTCTGAGTTCGGATCAAGACGACGCCGTGATTACCATACCCATGACCTGGTGATGGTTGGTCTGATGaaggctgctgaggaggGAAAACGACAAGGGTGGAAGGGTAAATTCACAGGGTCAAGTAATGTTCACTTTGCTATGAAGTATGGTGTCGACCCTGTCGGCACGGTGGCGCATGAATGGTATATGACCATTGCTGCCATTACGGATGACTATGAGAACGCCAACGAGTTGGCCCTGCGGTACTGGCTTGGCTGCTTTGGAAAAGGA GTTCTGGGAATCGCCTTGACGGACACTTTCGGTACCCCCGCCTTTCTCGATGCATTCCGGAAGCCGATTCCTGCGTTTACCTCCGCAGGAGCTGGTGCAGTCAGCACATCGGCATCTGGACCAGCCACAACTAACGAATCGACTGTTCAAAGTGAGGCGGAGACCAAGGCCCCGATCACTGCACCACTTCGTGACGGTGGCGCTCGGACCTCCCATGAAACGTATGCTCAAGCCTATACCGGTGTGCGTCAGGACTCAGGCGATCCTGTATACTTCGTAAAGATGGTGCGGGATTTCTACGATAGGGAAGGCATCACGGACAAGAAGACCATGGTGTTCTCTGACTCTCTCAACATCGAGCATTGTCTCGAGTATAAGGTCATTGCGGAGGAAGCTGGGTTCCAGCCTGTCTTCGGCGTTGGTACATTCTTTACCA ACGACTTTACGAATAAATCAAATGACGAAAAGTCCAAGCCGCTCAATATCGTCATCAAGATCTCTACAGCAAATGGTCACCCGGCTGTCAAGCTCAGTGACAACATGGGCAAAAACACGGGAGACAAACAGAAAGTCCAGGAAGTGAAGAAAAAGCTCGGCTACGTCGAACACGAATGGGAGGAAGGCGACGAGAGCAACCGTTGGTCTAAGCGCTAA